In Dermochelys coriacea isolate rDerCor1 chromosome 10, rDerCor1.pri.v4, whole genome shotgun sequence, one DNA window encodes the following:
- the LOC119862916 gene encoding uncharacterized protein LOC119862916 — protein MFTVRQQAARASLTASCSYGGSRRGQGVRERPLVRAGSRRRRQRDREEKKKMRLSAIVPEAARPVGAAKGELNGRAKSPSSCCTLIGQRAHDNTPRLHSLYPMRAQHRPHYNTYWRAGLQLHLLVTPHRSRKGHWPGHLALRPIRERNYTSFTPPNWILCRSGLLVPVFPLMWQDQHANKISEPPCVGKLLKDTMAEFLVCFNWCSGEQPQPKRRRKLDRNMIGEPMNFVHTAHVGTRDINSGFTSAGSIQDHMKSKGGYTNGTPASAQL, from the exons ATGTTCACGGTGCGGCAGCAAGCCGCCCGCGCTTCCCTTACAGCCTCTTGCTCCTATGGGGGGAGCCGGAGAGGACAAGGGGTCCGGGAGCGGCCGCTCGTCCGAGCCGGGAGccggaggaggaggcagagagacagggaggagaagaagaagatgcGGCTCAGCGCCATAGTCCCGGAAGCAGCCAGACCCGTCGGCGCCGCAAAAGGGGAACTCAACGGCCGCGCCAAGAGTCCCTCAAGCTGCTGCACGCTCATTGGGCAGCGGGCCCACGACAACACCCCGCGCCTGCACAGTCTATACCCAATGAGAGCACAGCACCGCCCACACTACAACACCTATTGGCGGGCGGGGCTCCAGCTTCACCTACTGGTAACGCCGCACAGATCCCGAAAAGGCCATTGGCCTGGCCATCTCGCTCTTCGTCCAATCAGAGAGCGGAACTACACGTCGTTCACGCCTCC GAACTGGATTTTGTGTAGAAGTGGCCTCCTGGTTCCAGTGTTCCCTTTGATGTGGCAAGATCAACACGCTAACAAGATTTCCGAACCACCTTGTGTAGGGAAGCTACTGAAAGACACAATGGCTGAGTTCTTGGTTTGCTTTAACTGGTGCAGTGGTGAGCAGCCCCAGCCA AAAAGACGTCGGAAACTAGACCGAAATATGATAGGAGAGCCAATGAACTTTGTCCATACTGCCCATGTTGGAACAAGAGATATTAATAGTGGTTTTACATCT GCTGGGTCAATTCAGGACCATATGAAGTCAAAAGGTGGCTACACAAATGGTACTCCTGCAAGTGCACAGCTATAG